The proteins below are encoded in one region of Streptomyces sp. NBC_00490:
- a CDS encoding MMPL family transporter: MAVDAAPSGEAPAGRLAGRWVPWLVIGLWLVLAAGMVPLSGKLSSVTTDSAVDTLPASAESTKVAALDDSLPGGDENTFVFVYHRAGGMTDADRATVERHYDTLTKRYPPKGTAAADEDDESSPTSRSADREAMVFTLDVSTSYGPPEDLVGPVRDAAKDRPSGLELDVTGPAAIDGDMEAVFDGIDTQVLLTTMIVVTLLLILTYRSPVLWIIPLFAVGAAALTSMGTVYLLVKGFGIVVNDQNSALLTILVFGVGTDYALLLIARYREALHHHENVRVAMVHALRGAAPAIVASAATVVAGLLCLLVADLNSTSGLGPIGAAGILCALVAMLTLFPAVLVVLGRRIFWPAVPRFSTAVEEKPGLWGRLGTAINRRRWVATLGSLGVLGVLALGLAGNTGALREQDQFLSTPESVNGFTVLRQHFPELGGQPMTIFTRPAHQERVLDVVKDTPGVAEAVPEQTSGGWANISVTPKDAPDTAAEYDTIKRVRTAVHAVSGAEAIVGGPSAENLDTEVTTVRDEKLVIPLVLVVVLIVLGLLLRAILAPLVLMTTVIVSFAAAFGGSVFVFDTILGFKGVDSSVPLLAFLFLVALGVDYNIFLASRAREETVRLGTREGMLKALSATGGVITSAGLVLAATFGVLASLPLVMLVEVGFLVAFGVLLDALLVRSVLVPALTLLIGRRMWWPSRLSRPAAELPDGPQPLADDQEPALQR; this comes from the coding sequence ATGGCAGTCGACGCAGCGCCGTCCGGGGAAGCGCCGGCCGGTCGGTTGGCAGGCCGGTGGGTGCCATGGTTGGTGATTGGCTTGTGGCTGGTTCTGGCCGCGGGCATGGTGCCGCTGAGCGGAAAGCTGAGCTCGGTCACCACCGACAGCGCCGTGGACACCCTGCCGGCCAGTGCCGAGTCCACCAAGGTGGCGGCGCTGGACGACAGTCTCCCCGGCGGTGACGAGAACACGTTCGTCTTCGTGTACCACCGCGCCGGCGGCATGACCGACGCCGACCGCGCGACGGTCGAGCGTCACTACGACACCCTTACCAAGCGGTATCCGCCGAAGGGGACGGCGGCGGCCGACGAGGACGACGAGAGCTCACCGACGAGCCGTTCCGCCGACCGCGAGGCGATGGTGTTCACCCTCGATGTGAGCACGTCCTACGGCCCACCGGAGGACCTCGTCGGCCCGGTACGTGACGCCGCGAAGGACCGTCCCTCCGGCCTGGAACTCGACGTGACCGGCCCGGCCGCGATCGACGGCGACATGGAGGCCGTCTTCGACGGCATCGACACGCAGGTCCTCCTCACCACCATGATCGTCGTCACGCTCCTGCTCATCCTCACCTACCGCAGCCCGGTGTTGTGGATCATCCCGCTGTTCGCCGTTGGCGCGGCCGCACTGACATCGATGGGGACCGTCTACCTGCTCGTCAAGGGCTTCGGCATCGTGGTCAACGACCAGAACTCGGCGCTGCTGACGATCCTGGTGTTCGGCGTCGGCACGGACTACGCGCTGTTGCTCATCGCTCGATACCGGGAGGCACTGCACCACCATGAGAACGTCCGGGTCGCGATGGTCCACGCGCTGCGCGGCGCGGCGCCGGCCATCGTCGCGTCCGCGGCCACCGTGGTCGCCGGCCTGCTCTGCCTGCTCGTCGCGGACCTGAACAGCACCAGCGGGCTGGGCCCGATCGGTGCGGCCGGCATCCTGTGCGCGCTGGTGGCCATGCTGACGCTGTTCCCGGCGGTGCTCGTGGTGCTCGGCAGGCGGATCTTCTGGCCGGCCGTCCCGCGGTTCAGCACGGCCGTGGAGGAGAAGCCGGGGCTGTGGGGACGGCTCGGCACCGCCATCAACCGCCGCCGGTGGGTGGCGACGCTCGGCTCGCTCGGAGTCCTCGGCGTGCTCGCCCTCGGGCTGGCGGGCAACACCGGCGCCCTGCGGGAGCAGGACCAGTTCCTGTCCACGCCGGAGTCGGTCAACGGCTTCACCGTTCTGCGTCAGCACTTCCCGGAGCTCGGCGGCCAGCCGATGACGATCTTCACGCGGCCGGCGCACCAGGAGCGGGTTCTCGACGTCGTCAAGGACACTCCCGGTGTGGCCGAGGCCGTCCCGGAGCAGACCAGCGGTGGCTGGGCCAACATCTCCGTGACCCCGAAGGACGCGCCGGACACCGCTGCGGAGTACGACACGATCAAGCGGGTGCGCACCGCCGTGCACGCGGTGAGCGGGGCGGAGGCGATCGTCGGCGGGCCGAGTGCGGAGAACCTCGACACCGAGGTGACCACCGTGCGCGACGAGAAGCTGGTGATCCCGCTGGTGCTCGTCGTCGTCCTGATCGTCCTCGGGCTGCTGCTGCGCGCGATCCTGGCCCCGCTGGTCCTGATGACCACCGTGATCGTCTCATTCGCCGCGGCCTTCGGCGGCAGCGTGTTCGTCTTCGACACGATCCTCGGGTTCAAGGGCGTCGACTCTTCGGTACCGCTGCTGGCATTCCTCTTCCTGGTGGCGCTCGGCGTCGACTACAACATCTTCCTGGCCAGCCGGGCCCGGGAGGAGACCGTGCGTCTGGGCACCAGAGAGGGCATGCTGAAAGCCCTCTCGGCCACCGGTGGCGTCATCACCTCGGCAGGCCTGGTCCTGGCGGCCACGTTCGGGGTCCTCGCCTCACTTCCGCTGGTGATGCTGGTCGAGGTCGGGTTCCTGGTGGCCTTCGGCGTGCTGCTCGACGCCCTGCTGGTGCGGTCGGTCCTGGTGCCCGCCCTCACCTTGCTGATCGGTCGGCGGATGTGGTGGCCGAGCCGGCTGTCCCGTCCAGCGGCGGAGCTGCCGGACGGTCCACAGCCGCTCGCCGACGACCAAGAGCCCGCGCTGCAACGCTGA
- a CDS encoding HAMP domain-containing sensor histidine kinase → MSRPAGREPRRLTRWWRRRSLRVRMTVIAATAIAVSVFVAFQVASELLGRELQDSAKSQLRADSRVLATNAQRAGLAQVQLPPYPGSGRLMRVILPDGSIRTPTGQPALPPVSEDAERVAQGASADLMESNDSDEDGYLIYTLRAGDGAVQVAQVADDSPINQFGFGMLVIGLLCVVGGAVVGRTVARTGLAPIDRLTAAAVRVAHTRDLDADIPDEGGGEIRRLIRSINDMLAALRDSRRAQRLLAEDAAHELKTPLTSLRLNAELLIRLDRRGTLDSALPAESRTRLLNDLGAQVAELSTLVAELTDLARGDVSDESTEVLDLADVVAAAATRARSRAPDIEVALDVTSVWVSGRPAALERAVLNLVDNAGKWSPADQPVQVRLRAEGASAVLEVDDAGPGIDAADVPRVFDRFYRADSARALPGSGLGLSIVQRVVDAHGGRATVARSARGGALLRVDLPAAAPPAPIARLTAGEDTAAR, encoded by the coding sequence GTGAGCAGGCCCGCCGGCCGGGAACCGCGCCGGCTGACCCGATGGTGGCGCCGACGGTCCCTGCGGGTCAGGATGACGGTGATCGCGGCGACGGCCATCGCGGTCAGCGTGTTCGTGGCCTTCCAGGTGGCCAGCGAACTACTGGGCCGGGAGCTGCAGGACAGCGCCAAGAGTCAGCTGCGCGCCGACTCCCGCGTCCTGGCGACGAACGCGCAGCGCGCCGGTCTGGCGCAGGTCCAGCTACCGCCGTATCCCGGATCCGGTCGGCTGATGCGGGTCATCCTGCCCGACGGTTCGATCCGGACGCCGACCGGCCAACCCGCGCTGCCCCCGGTCAGCGAGGACGCCGAGCGGGTGGCGCAGGGCGCGTCGGCCGACCTGATGGAGTCGAACGACAGCGACGAGGACGGCTACCTCATCTACACGCTGCGGGCGGGCGACGGCGCGGTGCAGGTGGCCCAGGTCGCCGACGACAGCCCGATCAACCAGTTCGGGTTCGGCATGCTGGTGATCGGGCTGCTCTGCGTGGTCGGCGGCGCCGTTGTCGGGCGGACCGTGGCGCGGACCGGGCTGGCACCGATCGACCGGCTGACGGCCGCCGCGGTACGTGTCGCGCACACCCGGGATCTCGACGCCGACATCCCGGATGAGGGCGGCGGGGAGATCAGGCGGCTGATCCGGTCGATCAACGACATGCTCGCCGCGCTCCGCGACTCCCGGCGGGCCCAGCGGCTGCTCGCCGAGGACGCCGCCCACGAGCTCAAGACCCCGCTCACCAGCCTGCGCCTCAACGCCGAGCTGCTGATCCGGCTCGATCGGCGCGGCACCCTGGACAGCGCACTGCCGGCGGAGAGCCGGACCCGGCTGCTCAACGATCTCGGCGCCCAGGTGGCCGAGTTGAGCACCCTTGTCGCCGAGCTGACCGACCTGGCGCGCGGTGACGTCAGCGACGAGAGCACCGAGGTGCTCGACCTCGCCGACGTGGTGGCGGCCGCCGCGACCCGGGCACGTTCCCGCGCGCCCGACATCGAGGTCGCGCTCGACGTGACCTCTGTGTGGGTGAGCGGGCGTCCCGCTGCGCTCGAGCGGGCGGTGCTCAACCTCGTCGACAACGCCGGCAAGTGGTCCCCCGCGGACCAGCCGGTCCAGGTCCGGCTCCGTGCCGAGGGCGCGTCGGCGGTGCTCGAGGTCGACGACGCCGGGCCGGGTATCGACGCCGCGGACGTACCGCGGGTGTTCGACCGGTTCTACCGTGCCGACAGCGCCCGGGCGTTGCCGGGATCCGGTCTGGGGCTGTCGATCGTGCAGCGGGTCGTCGACGCCCACGGCGGCCGGGCCACCGTCGCCCGCTCCGCACGCGGTGGCGCGCTGCTTCGGGTCGACCTTCCGGCCGCGGCCCCGCCCGCCCCGATCGCTCGGCTCACCGCCGGGGAGGACACCGCGGCGCGCTGA
- a CDS encoding response regulator transcription factor: protein MRIMIADDEAAIRESLERVLQVEGYDTSTVANGLAVLDGVGGADGDTLDLLILDVMMPRLGGLETCRRLRAAGRDLPVLMLTARDQVSDRVTGLDAGADDYLPKPFATEELLARVRALLRRRTPTDEESQILSFADVRLDPDRFEAWRGERPLRLTRTEFSLLQVLMSNATRVLTRDALFEAIWGFDMSATANNLQVYVSYLRRKMEAEGEPRLIYTLRGLGYVLRETPP, encoded by the coding sequence GTGCGGATCATGATCGCGGATGATGAAGCGGCCATCCGCGAGTCGCTGGAGCGGGTGCTCCAGGTCGAGGGTTACGACACCAGCACCGTCGCCAACGGTCTCGCCGTGCTCGACGGGGTCGGTGGGGCCGACGGCGACACGCTGGATCTGCTGATCCTCGACGTGATGATGCCCCGCCTCGGCGGGCTGGAGACCTGCCGGCGGTTGCGGGCCGCGGGTCGGGATCTGCCGGTGCTGATGCTGACCGCCCGTGACCAGGTCTCCGACCGGGTCACGGGGCTGGACGCGGGCGCCGACGACTACCTGCCCAAGCCGTTCGCCACTGAGGAGCTGCTGGCCCGGGTGCGGGCCCTGCTGCGCCGGCGCACGCCGACCGACGAGGAGTCGCAGATCCTCTCGTTCGCCGACGTCCGGCTCGATCCCGACAGGTTCGAGGCGTGGCGGGGCGAGCGGCCGCTGCGCCTGACCCGGACCGAGTTCTCCCTCCTACAGGTCCTCATGAGCAACGCGACCCGGGTCCTGACCCGCGACGCGCTGTTCGAGGCGATCTGGGGCTTCGACATGAGCGCCACCGCCAACAACCTCCAGGTGTACGTGAGCTACCTGCGCCGCAAGATGGAGGCCGAGGGTGAGCCGCGATTGATCTACACTCTGCGCGGCCTGGGTTACGTGCTGCGGGAGACTCCTCCGTGA
- a CDS encoding response regulator transcription factor gives MSIRVLVADDQTIIRTGLRIMLNAQPGIEVVGEAADGREAVRLARELRPDVCLFDIRMPVLDGLEATRLVAGPGVADPLAVVVITTFDLDEYVYGSLRAGARGFLLKDTGPDLLAQAVRSASDGEALIAPSVTVRLLQTFADLPAGRPVAQPVSPITAREEQVLLAVARGLTNTEIADALHISLSTVKTHLASLMAKLGARNRVEIAMWTYETRRILPGT, from the coding sequence GTGTCCATTCGCGTCCTCGTCGCTGACGACCAGACGATCATCCGCACCGGGTTGCGGATCATGCTGAACGCCCAGCCCGGCATCGAGGTGGTCGGCGAGGCCGCCGACGGGCGGGAAGCGGTACGTCTGGCCCGCGAACTACGCCCCGACGTCTGCCTGTTCGACATCCGCATGCCCGTACTCGACGGACTCGAGGCCACCCGGCTGGTCGCCGGCCCGGGCGTCGCCGACCCGCTGGCCGTGGTCGTCATCACCACGTTCGACCTCGACGAGTACGTCTACGGCTCACTGCGCGCCGGCGCCCGCGGATTCCTCCTCAAAGACACCGGACCAGACCTTCTGGCGCAGGCCGTACGGTCGGCGTCCGACGGTGAGGCGCTCATCGCGCCCAGCGTCACGGTCCGTCTGCTCCAGACATTCGCGGACCTGCCCGCAGGCCGGCCCGTGGCCCAGCCGGTCTCCCCCATCACCGCCCGCGAGGAGCAGGTGCTCCTCGCCGTCGCTCGCGGGCTGACCAACACCGAGATCGCCGATGCACTGCACATCAGCCTCAGCACGGTGAAGACACATCTGGCCAGCCTGATGGCCAAACTCGGCGCCCGCAACCGAGTCGAGATCGCGATGTGGACCTATGAAACGCGCCGTATCCTCCCCGGAACCTGA
- a CDS encoding sensor histidine kinase — MLRDDLRTLWTEPRPPDAPARVRRDWALLAAGLAGVALEATLRENVVWRPMAVVFAVWLCLLPLWRRTRPLATVTLAFGSVILLQVASLVAAPGEPVGLNTTAVVLVLVYALPRWGSGREIVLGGAVILAASALCSVTDETPVVENVMGFVFLLLPGVVGAAVRFQVTARERQLEQVRSREREQLARELHDTVAHHVSAMVIIAQAGRVLAGTDPSAAVQALEEVEEEGARTLEEMRVMVATLRDRGVGAELAPPAGVADLERLVRTPGGRLRVDLGLDDELDALPPAVDAAVYRIVQESVTNALRHAVDATELVVRVAAERHTVRVSVRDNGRRTGRGRDGYGLTGLRERAALLGGTLRAGPGTDRGWHVEAELPRARSESGVHSRPRR; from the coding sequence GTGCTCCGAGACGACCTGCGAACCCTGTGGACCGAACCCCGGCCGCCCGACGCGCCAGCCCGGGTGCGGCGGGACTGGGCGCTGCTCGCCGCGGGCCTTGCCGGTGTGGCGCTGGAGGCCACCCTGCGCGAGAACGTCGTGTGGCGGCCGATGGCGGTGGTGTTCGCCGTATGGCTGTGCCTGCTGCCCCTGTGGCGCCGGACCCGCCCGCTGGCGACGGTGACGCTGGCGTTCGGCTCGGTTATCCTGCTTCAGGTGGCCTCACTCGTCGCCGCACCAGGCGAGCCCGTCGGCCTGAACACCACCGCGGTCGTGCTCGTGCTGGTGTACGCGCTGCCCCGATGGGGATCGGGACGCGAGATTGTGCTGGGCGGCGCGGTGATCCTCGCGGCCAGCGCGCTGTGTTCCGTCACCGACGAGACCCCGGTCGTCGAAAATGTCATGGGCTTCGTCTTCCTGCTGCTGCCCGGCGTGGTCGGGGCTGCCGTGCGGTTCCAGGTGACCGCTCGCGAGCGGCAGTTGGAGCAGGTGCGCTCCCGCGAGCGCGAGCAGCTCGCCCGGGAACTGCACGACACGGTGGCCCACCACGTGTCGGCCATGGTGATCATCGCCCAGGCGGGCCGGGTACTCGCGGGCACCGATCCTTCCGCCGCCGTCCAGGCGTTGGAGGAGGTCGAGGAGGAAGGGGCACGCACGCTGGAGGAAATGCGCGTCATGGTCGCCACGCTGCGCGACCGCGGGGTCGGCGCCGAGCTGGCGCCGCCTGCCGGAGTCGCGGATCTGGAGCGCCTGGTGCGCACCCCGGGTGGCCGCCTCAGGGTCGACCTGGGGCTCGACGACGAACTGGACGCGCTGCCCCCGGCCGTGGACGCGGCCGTCTACCGCATCGTGCAGGAGTCGGTGACCAACGCGCTGCGCCATGCAGTCGACGCGACCGAGCTCGTCGTTCGGGTCGCCGCGGAACGGCACACGGTACGGGTGAGCGTGCGCGACAACGGCCGGCGCACCGGCCGGGGTCGCGACGGATACGGACTTACCGGACTTCGCGAGCGTGCGGCCCTGCTCGGCGGCACACTACGAGCCGGCCCGGGTACCGACCGGGGCTGGCATGTCGAAGCCGAACTGCCGAGAGCGAGGAGCGAGAGCGGTGTCCATTCGCGTCCTCGTCGCTGA
- a CDS encoding MMPL family transporter, translating to MLSKALLRLGASAARHPWRVIAAWLVAATLSVLAAVTIGGRTADSMTAPGLDSQRAAELIERAGTGQEGMTAQVVVTPLDGAATFFDHGSARTALTRLQTEVKRLPHVLGTSDAAGALDARGDTTVRGGLVSADGRIAVVRVQYPDQSRLSAKDLDALIDLGDRLRAELPLRIEMGGSLFYAFSDPDGGASELIGLLAAAAVLFLAFGSLVAAALPIGMAVFGLTVGVAVMTVLAGVTDVPTFAPVLGSMVGLGVGIDYALFVLARHREYLACGLDPQAAAGRAVATAGRPVVFAGGTVVVSILGMVVANVPFMTVGGVAVSIVVLTMVLASVTLLPAFLGVAGPRLARAGWIGRAVQTRKLGRLARRRDPAAGSAHAAGWRRWIGHVSRHPVPYAVGAAGVLLTATLPVLGLRVGLPDDGSLPHSRTERRAYDLVAEGFGPGTNGPLVIAADPTGDPGVLDRLVGAVAADPGIASVAPTHIDRATGIATLVVFPTTSPQDKATADTIARLRTDVVPSAIGNGPARAHVGGAAASLSDVGQRTSQRLPVFVAAVLAMSFLLLMLVFRSILVPLKAVLLNLLSIGAAYGIMVAVFQWGWGGALIGLEATVPIVSFIPMFLFAILFGLSMDYEVFLLSRVREEYLRTGDNGTAIVEGVSGTARIITSAALIMVAVFLSFAVAEDPSTKMFGLGLATAIFIDATVVRMVLVPATMTLLGRSNWWLPKWLDRMLPRGPVGTDDTDAESTGEAPRPRLVDR from the coding sequence ATGCTGTCGAAAGCCCTGTTGCGCCTGGGCGCAAGCGCCGCCCGCCATCCCTGGCGGGTGATCGCGGCATGGCTGGTCGCCGCCACGCTCTCCGTCCTCGCCGCCGTCACCATCGGCGGGCGGACCGCGGACTCGATGACCGCTCCGGGACTGGACTCCCAACGGGCCGCGGAACTGATCGAGCGGGCCGGCACCGGCCAGGAGGGGATGACCGCCCAAGTGGTCGTCACCCCCCTCGACGGCGCTGCGACGTTCTTCGACCACGGCAGCGCGCGCACCGCTCTCACGCGGCTGCAGACCGAGGTGAAGCGGCTGCCGCACGTGCTCGGCACGAGCGACGCGGCGGGGGCGCTCGACGCACGCGGGGACACCACCGTGCGCGGCGGCCTGGTCTCGGCCGACGGGCGGATCGCAGTCGTCCGGGTGCAGTACCCCGACCAGAGCCGGCTGTCGGCCAAAGACCTCGACGCCCTGATCGATCTCGGCGACCGGTTGCGCGCCGAACTGCCCCTGCGCATCGAGATGGGCGGGAGTCTCTTCTACGCCTTCTCCGACCCCGATGGCGGCGCAAGCGAGCTGATCGGCCTCCTCGCCGCGGCCGCGGTCCTGTTCCTGGCGTTCGGTTCGCTCGTCGCTGCCGCGCTGCCGATCGGCATGGCGGTCTTCGGACTGACCGTCGGGGTCGCCGTGATGACGGTACTGGCGGGGGTCACGGACGTCCCCACCTTCGCACCGGTCCTGGGCAGCATGGTCGGGCTCGGAGTGGGCATCGACTACGCGCTGTTCGTGCTCGCCAGGCACCGGGAGTACCTCGCGTGCGGGCTCGATCCGCAGGCGGCGGCCGGACGAGCGGTGGCCACGGCGGGGCGGCCGGTGGTCTTCGCCGGCGGAACCGTTGTCGTGTCGATCCTCGGCATGGTGGTCGCGAACGTGCCGTTCATGACGGTGGGCGGGGTTGCTGTCTCGATCGTCGTCCTGACGATGGTGCTCGCGTCGGTGACGCTGCTGCCGGCTTTCCTCGGCGTGGCGGGCCCGCGGCTGGCCCGGGCCGGCTGGATCGGCCGGGCTGTGCAGACCAGGAAGTTGGGCCGACTCGCACGGCGGCGGGACCCGGCGGCAGGCTCTGCCCACGCCGCCGGGTGGCGTCGCTGGATCGGGCACGTCAGCCGGCACCCGGTGCCGTACGCGGTCGGTGCGGCGGGGGTGCTGCTGACCGCGACGCTGCCCGTGCTCGGCCTGCGCGTCGGCCTGCCCGACGACGGCTCACTGCCCCACAGCCGTACCGAGCGCCGGGCCTACGACCTCGTCGCCGAGGGGTTCGGCCCGGGCACCAACGGTCCCCTCGTCATTGCCGCGGACCCCACCGGTGATCCGGGAGTGCTGGATCGACTCGTCGGGGCGGTCGCGGCGGACCCGGGCATCGCATCCGTCGCGCCGACGCACATCGATCGGGCCACCGGTATCGCGACCCTTGTGGTGTTCCCGACCACCAGCCCTCAGGACAAGGCCACGGCCGACACGATCGCCCGGCTGCGCACCGACGTGGTGCCTTCGGCGATCGGGAACGGCCCGGCCAGGGCCCACGTCGGCGGCGCCGCCGCGAGCCTGTCCGACGTGGGTCAACGCACCAGCCAACGCCTGCCGGTGTTCGTCGCCGCCGTGCTGGCGATGTCGTTCCTGCTGCTGATGCTGGTCTTCCGCTCGATACTCGTACCGCTCAAGGCGGTACTGCTGAATCTGCTGAGCATCGGTGCGGCCTACGGCATCATGGTCGCGGTCTTCCAGTGGGGCTGGGGAGGCGCACTCATCGGGCTGGAAGCGACGGTTCCGATCGTGTCGTTCATCCCGATGTTCCTCTTCGCCATCCTGTTCGGCCTGTCGATGGACTACGAGGTGTTCCTCCTCTCCCGCGTACGCGAGGAGTACCTGCGTACCGGCGACAACGGCACGGCGATCGTTGAGGGCGTCTCGGGCACCGCCCGGATCATCACCTCGGCCGCCCTCATCATGGTGGCGGTCTTCCTGTCCTTCGCCGTAGCCGAGGACCCCTCCACCAAAATGTTCGGGCTCGGCCTGGCCACCGCGATCTTCATCGACGCCACGGTCGTACGCATGGTGCTGGTACCGGCGACCATGACACTCCTCGGCCGATCCAACTGGTGGCTGCCGAAGTGGCTGGACCGGATGCTTCCCCGCGGCCCTGTCGGCACCGACGACACCGACGCGGAATCCACGGGTGAGGCCCCGCGCCCACGGCTGGTTGACCGTTGA
- a CDS encoding IS256 family transposase: MALSQSELMRLLESLRRADGVEAIRVVCERILQELIEAEATEVIGAAPREHSESRTTWRNGHRDRLLTTQAGDLDLKIPKVRTGSFFPSLLERRRRIDRALFAVVMEAYVHGVSTRSVDDLVKALGADSGISKSEVSRICGELDEELTAFKERPLDHTVFPYVFLDATYCKARVNHRIASQAVVIATGISATGHREILGVMVGDSESKPFWTKFLRSLRARGLENVQLVISDSHSGLVAAIRTVFLGAAWQRCRVHFVRDVFSVIEKGSGEMVAATIRTIFAQTTAEQVRTQLDVVADMLGRQFPQVKKMLLDAAPDITAFADFPPTHWKKIWSTNPLERLNREIKRRADVVQVFPNPAALDRLAAAVLAELHDEWQVFDRRYLSEASMAELLTTQPTPPEPQITPQPESKQLP; the protein is encoded by the coding sequence ATGGCCTTGTCCCAGTCTGAGCTGATGCGGCTGCTGGAGTCACTACGTCGGGCCGATGGAGTTGAAGCAATCAGGGTGGTGTGCGAGCGCATCCTGCAGGAGCTCATCGAGGCCGAGGCCACCGAGGTGATCGGTGCCGCCCCGCGTGAGCACTCCGAGTCGCGCACGACCTGGCGCAACGGACACCGCGACCGTCTGCTGACCACCCAGGCCGGCGACCTGGACCTGAAGATCCCGAAGGTGCGGACCGGGTCGTTCTTCCCCTCGCTGCTGGAACGTCGGCGGCGCATCGACCGGGCGTTGTTCGCCGTGGTGATGGAGGCATACGTGCACGGCGTCTCCACCCGCAGCGTGGATGACCTGGTCAAAGCACTCGGTGCGGACTCCGGGATCTCCAAGTCCGAGGTCTCGCGGATCTGCGGCGAACTCGACGAGGAGCTGACCGCGTTCAAGGAACGGCCGCTGGATCACACCGTCTTCCCCTACGTCTTCCTGGACGCCACCTACTGCAAGGCCCGGGTGAACCACCGGATCGCCTCGCAGGCCGTGGTCATCGCCACCGGCATCTCCGCCACCGGACACCGCGAGATCCTCGGCGTGATGGTCGGCGACAGCGAATCGAAGCCGTTCTGGACGAAGTTCCTGCGCTCGCTTCGGGCCCGCGGCCTGGAGAACGTCCAGCTGGTGATCTCCGACAGCCACAGCGGGCTGGTGGCCGCGATCCGCACCGTCTTCCTCGGTGCGGCCTGGCAAAGGTGCCGCGTTCACTTCGTCCGGGACGTCTTCAGCGTGATCGAAAAGGGCTCGGGCGAGATGGTGGCAGCGACCATACGCACCATCTTCGCGCAGACCACCGCCGAGCAGGTGCGCACCCAGCTGGACGTGGTGGCCGACATGCTCGGACGACAGTTCCCGCAGGTCAAGAAGATGCTGCTGGACGCCGCACCGGACATCACGGCGTTCGCGGACTTCCCTCCGACGCACTGGAAGAAGATCTGGTCGACCAACCCGCTGGAACGGCTGAACCGGGAGATCAAACGACGGGCCGACGTCGTCCAGGTCTTCCCCAACCCCGCCGCCCTGGACCGGCTCGCCGCCGCGGTCCTGGCCGAACTCCACGACGAATGGCAGGTCTTCGACCGCCGCTACCTCTCCGAAGCCTCCATGGCCGAACTCCTCACCACCCAGCCCACTCCACCCGAGCCGCAGATCACCCCGCAACCGGAATCGAAACAGCTGCCGTGA
- a CDS encoding ATP-binding protein, translating into MTFAGSESVAEARDAARAFLTEVQAVHAIPVSERAMGLVLLVVSELVTNAHKYAPGPCLLDLEINDGAVEVSVWDTDPTLPVAQRPDPGRVGQHGLEIVIGACRSFEMRREPVGKRIMAAIALADDPGGNPAGRLM; encoded by the coding sequence GTGACGTTCGCCGGCAGTGAGTCGGTGGCCGAGGCCCGGGATGCAGCCCGGGCCTTCCTGACTGAGGTGCAGGCCGTGCACGCCATCCCGGTGTCGGAGCGTGCGATGGGCCTGGTGCTGCTGGTGGTCAGCGAGCTGGTCACCAACGCGCACAAATACGCCCCCGGTCCGTGTCTACTGGACCTGGAGATCAACGACGGCGCGGTGGAGGTCAGCGTGTGGGACACCGATCCGACACTGCCGGTGGCCCAGCGCCCTGATCCGGGCCGGGTCGGACAGCACGGCCTGGAGATCGTGATCGGCGCGTGCCGCAGCTTCGAGATGCGCCGCGAGCCGGTGGGGAAACGCATCATGGCCGCCATCGCGCTGGCCGACGATCCCGGCGGGAACCCGGCAGGCCGCCTGATGTGA
- a CDS encoding GAF and ANTAR domain-containing protein, protein MDWREYAEQMALLARDLLARDSVQATLDEIAASAVKLVEGCDAAGILAVRKGRAVTLAFCGDVVQDSDRLQGELGEGPCFDLARRKDGERVYRIADMSQPQPTWERFAAQAQKLGIGSMAGVLLYTDNEDFGALNLYARRPGAFGQDIETAGWLLASHAAVALADARTIDQLQHAVETREAIGEAMGILMERHQLSKEDAFSVLRRVSQEHNIKLRDVAQKVRAERTDPV, encoded by the coding sequence ATGGATTGGCGTGAGTACGCCGAGCAGATGGCTCTGCTCGCCCGGGATCTGCTGGCTCGGGACTCGGTTCAGGCGACGCTGGATGAGATCGCGGCGTCGGCGGTGAAGCTGGTGGAGGGCTGTGACGCTGCCGGCATCCTCGCGGTCCGCAAGGGCCGGGCCGTGACCCTGGCATTCTGTGGGGACGTCGTCCAGGACTCGGACCGACTCCAGGGCGAGCTGGGCGAGGGCCCCTGCTTCGACCTGGCCCGCCGCAAGGACGGCGAGCGGGTGTACCGGATCGCCGACATGTCCCAGCCCCAGCCGACGTGGGAGCGGTTCGCCGCGCAGGCCCAGAAGCTGGGCATCGGGAGCATGGCCGGCGTCCTGCTCTATACCGACAACGAGGACTTCGGCGCGCTGAATCTGTACGCGCGCCGTCCGGGCGCCTTCGGCCAGGACATCGAGACTGCGGGCTGGCTGCTGGCCTCGCACGCTGCCGTCGCGTTGGCCGACGCCCGTACCATCGACCAGCTGCAGCACGCCGTGGAGACCCGGGAGGCCATCGGGGAGGCCATGGGCATCCTCATGGAACGCCACCAGCTCAGCAAGGAGGATGCCTTCAGCGTGCTGCGCCGCGTCTCCCAGGAACACAACATCAAGCTGCGCGACGTGGCCCAGAAGGTACGCGCCGAACGTACCGACCCTGTCTGA